A window of Streptomyces sp. DG1A-41 contains these coding sequences:
- the galT gene encoding galactose-1-phosphate uridylyltransferase: MKKTSTRLADGRELIYYDLRDDTVRDAADRRPLDRTVTTSEIRRDPLLGDSVAIASHRQGRTYHPPADECPLCPSEGDRLSEIPDSSYDVVVFENRFPSLAGDSGRCEVVCFTSDHNASFADLSEEQAGLVLEAWTDRTSELSHLPSVEQVFCFENRGAEIGVTLQHTHGQIYAYPFTTPRTALMLRSVAAHKEMTGGENLFDAVLERELADERVVLEGEHWVAFVPYSAHWPYEVHLYPKRRVPDLLGLDEAARTEFPKIYLELLRRFDRIFGEGEPPTPYIAAWHQAPFGALEEFDGVAREDFALHLELFTIRRTSGKLKFLAGSESGMNVFINDVPPERAAERLREVASS, encoded by the coding sequence GTGAAGAAGACCTCGACCCGGCTGGCCGACGGTCGCGAGCTCATCTACTACGACCTGCGTGACGACACCGTGCGGGACGCGGCCGACCGCCGCCCGCTGGACCGCACCGTCACCACGTCCGAGATCCGCCGCGATCCCCTGCTCGGCGACTCCGTCGCCATCGCCTCGCACCGCCAGGGCCGCACCTACCATCCGCCGGCCGACGAGTGCCCCCTGTGCCCTTCCGAGGGCGACCGCCTGAGCGAGATCCCGGACTCGTCGTACGACGTCGTCGTCTTCGAGAACCGCTTTCCCTCGCTCGCCGGCGACTCCGGCCGCTGCGAGGTCGTCTGCTTCACGTCCGACCACAACGCGTCCTTCGCCGACCTCAGCGAGGAGCAGGCGGGCCTGGTGCTGGAGGCCTGGACGGACCGTACCTCCGAGCTGTCCCATCTGCCCTCCGTCGAGCAGGTGTTCTGCTTCGAGAACCGGGGTGCCGAGATCGGCGTCACCCTCCAGCACACGCACGGGCAGATCTACGCCTACCCCTTCACCACCCCGCGCACCGCCCTGATGCTGCGTTCCGTCGCGGCCCACAAGGAGATGACGGGCGGGGAGAACCTCTTCGACGCCGTCCTGGAGCGTGAACTCGCCGACGAACGGGTCGTCCTGGAGGGTGAACACTGGGTGGCCTTCGTGCCGTACTCGGCGCACTGGCCGTACGAGGTCCACCTGTACCCGAAGCGCCGCGTGCCGGACCTGCTCGGGCTGGACGAGGCCGCGCGCACAGAGTTCCCCAAGATTTATCTGGAACTGTTGAGGCGCTTCGACCGGATCTTCGGGGAGGGTGAGCCTCCGACGCCGTACATCGCGGCCTGGCACCAGGCCCCCTTCGGCGCGCTGGAGGAGTTCGACGGGGTCGCGCGTGAGGACTTCGCGCTTCACCTCGAGCTTTTCACCATCCGCCGCACTTCCGGCAAGCTGAAGTTTCTCGCGGGTTCCGAGTCCGGCATGAACGTGTTCATCAACGACGTGCCGCCGGAGCGCGCGGCCGAGCGACTGCGAGAGGTAGCGAGTTCATGA
- a CDS encoding sodium:solute symporter family protein gives MHPPTHLAAELRLPTNWLDYTILGIYFAVVLGIGFAARRSVKTSLDFFLSGRSLPAWVTGLAFIAANLGATEILGMAANSAQYGVYTTHWYWIGAIPAMVFLGLVMMPFYYGSKVRSVPEFLLLRFDKAAHLLSSGLFACAAILIAGVNLYALAIVVEALLAWPQWVAIVVAGFFVLAYITLGGLSSAIYNEVLQFFVILAALIPISVLGLKKVGGWDGLSDSLTQSRGADFMTSWGGTGIGSDNPLGANWLTIVLGLGFVLSFGYWTTNFAEVQRALSAKNLSAAQRTPLIAAFPKIFIVFLVMIPGLVAAVLVPRIGTAGSDLQYNDAIPYLMEQLLPNGVLGIAVTGLLAAFMAGMAANVSSFNTVFTTDIWAKYVVKGREDDYYVRFGRLITAIGVLASIGTAFLASSFSNIMSYLQTLFSFFNVPMFVVFIIGMFWKRASMKSGFWGLVAGTTAAMVNYFWIYKQGIIDIPSDQGANFVSAIAGFVAGAVVMVAVSLFTAPKPAEELQGLVYGTTSPGMAEPPAPGDEAWYRKPALLGWGAVILAAACYIPFSF, from the coding sequence ATGCATCCCCCCACACACCTGGCAGCCGAGCTGCGACTCCCCACGAACTGGCTCGACTACACGATCCTCGGCATCTACTTCGCCGTCGTCCTCGGCATCGGCTTCGCCGCCCGCCGCTCGGTGAAGACCAGCCTCGACTTCTTCCTCTCCGGCCGCTCCCTGCCCGCCTGGGTCACCGGCCTCGCCTTCATCGCCGCCAACCTGGGCGCCACCGAGATCCTGGGCATGGCCGCCAACAGCGCGCAGTACGGCGTCTACACCACCCACTGGTACTGGATCGGCGCCATCCCGGCCATGGTCTTCCTCGGCCTGGTCATGATGCCCTTCTACTACGGCTCAAAGGTCCGCTCGGTCCCGGAATTCCTGCTGCTGCGCTTCGACAAGGCGGCGCACCTGCTGAGCTCGGGCCTCTTCGCCTGCGCCGCCATCCTCATCGCCGGCGTCAACCTCTACGCCCTGGCCATCGTCGTCGAGGCGCTGCTGGCCTGGCCGCAGTGGGTGGCGATCGTGGTCGCCGGCTTCTTCGTCCTGGCGTACATCACCCTCGGCGGTCTGTCCTCGGCGATCTACAACGAGGTCCTCCAGTTCTTCGTCATCCTCGCCGCGCTCATCCCGATCTCGGTCCTCGGCCTGAAGAAGGTGGGCGGCTGGGACGGCCTGTCCGACTCGCTCACACAGAGCCGCGGCGCCGACTTCATGACGTCCTGGGGCGGCACGGGTATCGGCAGCGACAACCCGCTGGGCGCGAACTGGCTGACGATCGTCCTCGGCCTCGGCTTCGTCCTCTCCTTCGGCTACTGGACGACGAACTTCGCCGAGGTGCAGCGCGCCCTGTCCGCGAAGAACCTCTCGGCGGCCCAGCGGACGCCGCTGATCGCCGCGTTCCCGAAGATCTTCATCGTCTTCCTGGTGATGATCCCGGGTCTGGTCGCCGCGGTCCTGGTCCCCAGGATCGGCACGGCCGGCTCCGACCTCCAGTACAACGACGCGATCCCCTACCTCATGGAACAGCTGCTGCCGAACGGCGTGCTGGGCATCGCCGTGACGGGTCTCCTCGCGGCCTTCATGGCGGGCATGGCGGCGAACGTGTCGTCGTTCAACACGGTGTTCACGACGGACATCTGGGCGAAGTACGTCGTGAAGGGCCGGGAGGACGACTACTACGTCCGCTTCGGCCGCCTGATCACCGCGATCGGCGTCCTGGCCTCCATCGGCACGGCGTTCCTGGCGTCGTCCTTCTCCAACATCATGAGCTACCTCCAGACGCTGTTCTCCTTCTTCAACGTGCCGATGTTCGTCGTCTTCATCATCGGCATGTTCTGGAAGCGGGCGTCCATGAAGTCGGGCTTCTGGGGGCTGGTGGCGGGCACGACGGCGGCGATGGTGAACTACTTCTGGATCTACAAGCAGGGCATCATCGACATCCCCTCCGACCAGGGCGCCAACTTCGTCTCGGCGATCGCGGGATTCGTCGCGGGCGCGGTCGTCATGGTGGCGGTGTCGCTCTTCACCGCCCCGAAGCCGGCCGAGGAACTCCAGGGGCTGGTCTACGGCACGACCTCGCCCGGCATGGCGGAGCCGCCGGCACCCGGGGACGAGGCCTGGTACCGCAAGCCGGCGTTGCTGGGCTGGGGCGCGGTGATCCTGGCCGCGGCCTGCTACATCCCGTTCTCGTTCTGA
- a CDS encoding RICIN domain-containing protein — translation MAVLAGVAVQPEVLDRLTGTEAAALADDSPHWSDDTAAEQLRQDQCLMAEVLRLGGPSMAATAQDGLNQPPDKLHALANRDRWEETPLAVAYQRDRDAARKELDALNNQLGEWGEPLDGLEQPGGFDSLADWRDPPGSIGSEEDDFYTQTGLTPWIADRFWKDEGDFYEDPTPKADEKTLKVATDLGTPLYGEKPYDPDLPSGEWQRQYEERQAFQGLFDTFHGKGADDARLFLASGGFPRTAPEPGTAEHRIAVEDLKTRYASCAWRDPIDPNKVLGGMVDTAASEWQREITSQAVQRNQILNSSKSATNALAAGAKALGNLLGHSWVADRLVRWQDYWAPGGAGWIGDSPAVIQVEAAKGKCLDAEGGKTTSGTPVQIYTCNNASGQQWRLREASGDSYNLVNVKSDKCLDVENSNAANGTKIQIWTCNDSKAQEWQFDIRAVGELRNVATDKCLDLNKFDNSHDAWLWGCNGTNPQKFRIVPKGHQGTDNQFYPDKAQFDQAKTNIAAAQAQAKRQLDVLKAQLAAAQKHATASDTAQKAAYAIADEAGAPRGRGLLVGQQKAQVTSGAAAALEAMVKAGTTAEAATRASAGDSATIAQRALAQAAQSKAEFRKAAAAMAESQAKAAADAAKVHRDNAKKDKETAEAKLTEALKAEGEAKAAAAEARAKRLAAEAEEKTAEAEKKTAAAKQAEAAQHRKNAEAEATKAKDAKDKAEAAEGTAVEKKNAAVKARDNAKAKRDDAWEAEQKADAARAKADAKAAYADSLEAGEAADAARAAANAADKHADDAEAAATRARSEADAATKAAADADAAATRAEAAAKRSRAHADDAQAAKLKSDAAVKTATSAAADAIEASQHASSAAKTAVEMADEAEKQAKTAKSHADAANKEAAKALAASAKAAGFAHVTAQAAVDAGNAAAQVAKPANDAIQLGSPYIDTDSAAGLVVLTGQASKTIAEQQKAVADAHAKNAAAEASAAKNLADQAKGDAKAAYQHAANAAGHASTARTYAKEALGYAADAAKAASNAAASLARTVDYNRQATKDAQAADQAAGRAENHAKDARDSADQAALDAEAARTAAAAAEEAAKDARAAANRADAAATEAEEAAKDAERYAKEAQEAADRAERAGNAQQIETGTVVDETGGAIGNMFYVVDHLQKIGDPQTVKKTDGCDGWIDKLFYQGDCTITAKIRFKAVLDLYMCTARDLDLEQFTCPSGATVYLGQHPTKELSTEVTHNITIAEYQKNVDPIDILFGSWIKCAQKITPGGAGGSWGGCAWAAVDVAALFAGKILRPIADAVKAVDAAARTGIGFTDAYQALRALGLADDVIFRIGTKGLDGLVKTCTRVRTHGLSRAAMAADACPRGLIAYNSDEMSHLAYQYRTQNGYYGADHNVAVAKVPGWNDPKTGDFVIANSGFSGHSETAILERLKAKGFDPKQITALYTERQPCPDCASALTGALKEGTPVTWSVPYHPSFAKEAKDLLARYVRQAGGERMTRHAMTDQQGEEREAHV, via the coding sequence GTGGCCGTACTGGCCGGCGTGGCGGTCCAGCCCGAGGTGCTGGATCGGCTCACCGGCACGGAAGCAGCCGCCCTGGCGGACGACTCGCCCCACTGGTCCGACGACACGGCGGCCGAGCAGCTGCGGCAGGACCAGTGCCTGATGGCGGAGGTGCTGCGCCTGGGCGGGCCGTCCATGGCCGCGACCGCGCAGGACGGGCTCAACCAGCCGCCGGACAAGCTGCACGCCCTGGCCAACCGGGATCGCTGGGAAGAGACCCCGCTGGCCGTTGCGTACCAGCGGGACAGGGACGCGGCCCGGAAGGAGCTCGACGCCCTCAACAATCAGCTTGGGGAGTGGGGTGAGCCACTCGACGGGCTGGAGCAGCCGGGTGGCTTCGACTCGTTGGCCGACTGGCGGGACCCGCCCGGCTCGATCGGCAGTGAGGAGGACGACTTCTATACGCAGACCGGACTGACCCCTTGGATCGCCGACAGGTTCTGGAAGGACGAAGGCGACTTCTACGAGGACCCCACCCCCAAGGCCGACGAGAAGACCCTGAAGGTCGCCACCGATCTGGGTACCCCGCTCTACGGTGAGAAGCCCTATGACCCGGACCTGCCCAGCGGGGAGTGGCAGCGGCAGTACGAGGAACGGCAGGCGTTCCAGGGGCTGTTCGACACCTTCCACGGCAAGGGCGCCGATGACGCCCGTCTGTTCCTGGCCTCCGGCGGATTTCCCCGCACCGCGCCGGAGCCGGGTACCGCCGAACACCGGATCGCGGTCGAGGACCTGAAGACCAGGTACGCGTCATGTGCCTGGCGGGATCCGATCGACCCGAACAAGGTCCTGGGCGGCATGGTCGACACGGCCGCTTCGGAGTGGCAGCGGGAAATCACCTCGCAGGCGGTCCAGCGCAACCAGATCCTGAATTCCAGCAAGAGCGCCACCAACGCCCTGGCTGCCGGCGCGAAGGCGTTGGGGAACCTGCTGGGGCACTCGTGGGTCGCCGACCGTCTGGTCCGTTGGCAGGACTACTGGGCTCCCGGCGGTGCGGGCTGGATCGGAGACTCGCCGGCGGTCATCCAGGTCGAGGCGGCCAAGGGCAAGTGCCTGGACGCGGAGGGCGGCAAGACGACCTCCGGCACCCCGGTGCAGATCTACACCTGCAACAACGCCTCGGGGCAGCAGTGGCGGCTCCGTGAGGCTTCCGGTGACAGCTACAACCTCGTCAACGTCAAGTCCGACAAGTGTCTGGACGTCGAGAACAGCAATGCTGCCAATGGCACGAAGATCCAGATCTGGACGTGCAACGACAGCAAGGCGCAGGAGTGGCAGTTCGACATCCGCGCCGTCGGCGAGTTGCGCAACGTCGCCACGGACAAGTGCCTGGACTTGAACAAGTTCGACAACAGCCACGATGCCTGGCTGTGGGGGTGCAACGGCACCAACCCGCAGAAGTTCCGGATCGTTCCCAAGGGCCACCAGGGCACGGACAACCAGTTCTATCCCGACAAGGCGCAATTCGACCAGGCCAAGACGAACATCGCGGCGGCGCAGGCGCAGGCGAAGAGGCAGCTCGACGTTCTCAAGGCTCAGTTGGCCGCGGCGCAGAAGCACGCTACAGCCAGTGACACCGCGCAGAAGGCCGCGTACGCCATCGCCGACGAGGCCGGTGCCCCACGTGGCCGTGGTCTCCTGGTCGGCCAGCAGAAGGCCCAGGTCACCAGCGGCGCGGCAGCGGCCCTCGAAGCGATGGTGAAGGCCGGTACGACCGCTGAGGCCGCTACCCGCGCCTCAGCCGGTGACAGCGCGACCATCGCGCAGCGTGCCCTGGCCCAGGCCGCGCAGTCGAAGGCGGAGTTCCGCAAGGCCGCCGCAGCAATGGCCGAGTCCCAGGCCAAGGCCGCGGCCGACGCCGCGAAGGTGCACCGCGACAACGCCAAGAAGGACAAGGAGACCGCGGAGGCCAAGCTCACCGAGGCGCTCAAGGCCGAGGGAGAGGCCAAGGCAGCCGCCGCCGAGGCCCGCGCCAAGCGCCTGGCCGCCGAGGCCGAGGAGAAGACGGCCGAGGCGGAGAAGAAGACGGCCGCGGCCAAGCAGGCCGAGGCCGCCCAGCACAGGAAGAACGCCGAAGCCGAGGCGACGAAGGCCAAGGACGCCAAGGACAAGGCCGAGGCGGCCGAGGGCACCGCGGTCGAGAAGAAGAACGCCGCGGTCAAGGCCCGTGACAACGCCAAGGCCAAGCGGGACGACGCGTGGGAAGCCGAGCAGAAGGCCGACGCCGCCCGCGCCAAGGCCGACGCCAAGGCCGCCTACGCCGACTCCCTGGAGGCCGGAGAGGCAGCCGACGCCGCCCGCGCCGCGGCCAATGCGGCGGACAAGCACGCCGACGACGCCGAGGCAGCGGCCACGAGGGCACGCTCCGAAGCGGACGCCGCGACGAAGGCAGCCGCGGACGCCGACGCGGCAGCCACACGCGCGGAGGCGGCGGCCAAGCGCTCCCGCGCGCACGCGGACGACGCCCAGGCCGCGAAGCTGAAGTCCGACGCCGCGGTGAAGACCGCGACCAGCGCCGCGGCCGACGCCATCGAGGCATCCCAGCACGCCTCCTCCGCGGCCAAGACGGCCGTCGAGATGGCCGACGAGGCGGAGAAGCAGGCCAAGACCGCCAAGTCCCACGCGGACGCGGCGAACAAGGAGGCGGCCAAGGCCCTGGCCGCCTCGGCGAAGGCCGCGGGCTTCGCCCACGTCACCGCCCAGGCCGCCGTGGACGCCGGCAACGCCGCCGCCCAGGTCGCCAAGCCGGCCAACGACGCGATCCAGCTCGGCTCCCCGTACATCGACACCGACTCGGCCGCCGGCCTGGTGGTCCTCACCGGCCAGGCGTCCAAGACGATCGCCGAACAGCAGAAGGCCGTCGCCGACGCCCACGCCAAGAACGCGGCGGCAGAAGCCTCAGCCGCCAAGAACCTCGCCGACCAGGCGAAGGGCGACGCCAAGGCCGCCTACCAGCACGCGGCCAACGCCGCCGGACACGCCTCGACCGCCCGCACCTATGCCAAGGAGGCCCTCGGCTACGCGGCCGACGCCGCCAAGGCCGCGTCCAATGCAGCCGCCTCCCTGGCCCGCACCGTCGACTACAACCGACAGGCCACCAAGGACGCCCAGGCCGCCGACCAGGCAGCAGGCCGCGCCGAGAACCACGCCAAGGACGCCCGCGACTCGGCCGACCAGGCAGCCCTCGACGCCGAAGCCGCCCGCACGGCCGCCGCTGCGGCCGAAGAGGCCGCCAAGGACGCCCGAGCAGCGGCCAACCGCGCCGACGCCGCGGCGACCGAGGCCGAGGAAGCGGCCAAGGACGCAGAAAGGTACGCCAAGGAAGCCCAAGAAGCGGCCGACCGGGCCGAGAGAGCGGGGAACGCGCAGCAGATCGAAACGGGAACCGTCGTCGACGAGACCGGCGGCGCCATCGGCAACATGTTCTACGTCGTCGACCACCTCCAGAAGATCGGCGATCCGCAGACCGTCAAGAAGACGGACGGCTGCGACGGCTGGATCGACAAGCTCTTCTACCAGGGCGACTGCACGATCACCGCGAAGATCCGGTTCAAAGCGGTCCTCGACCTGTACATGTGCACCGCGCGGGATCTGGACCTGGAGCAGTTCACCTGCCCCTCCGGCGCGACGGTCTACCTGGGGCAGCACCCGACCAAGGAACTGTCCACCGAGGTCACGCACAACATCACGATCGCGGAGTACCAGAAGAACGTCGACCCGATCGACATCCTCTTCGGGAGCTGGATCAAGTGCGCCCAGAAGATCACCCCGGGCGGCGCCGGAGGCAGCTGGGGCGGATGCGCATGGGCGGCCGTGGACGTCGCGGCCCTGTTCGCCGGCAAGATCCTCAGGCCCATCGCGGACGCGGTCAAGGCAGTGGACGCTGCCGCTCGCACGGGCATCGGCTTCACCGATGCCTATCAGGCTCTGCGTGCACTCGGCTTGGCCGACGACGTCATTTTCCGGATCGGGACCAAGGGGCTCGACGGACTGGTCAAGACCTGCACCAGGGTCCGAACACACGGGCTCTCACGAGCGGCCATGGCCGCCGACGCATGCCCCAGGGGATTGATCGCCTACAACAGTGACGAGATGAGCCACCTCGCCTACCAGTACAGAACGCAGAACGGGTACTACGGAGCGGACCACAATGTCGCCGTCGCGAAGGTACCGGGATGGAACGATCCCAAGACCGGTGACTTCGTGATCGCCAACAGCGGCTTCTCCGGCCACTCGGAGACAGCGATCTTGGAGAGGCTGAAGGCAAAGGGATTCGACCCCAAGCAGATTACCGCTCTGTACACGGAACGGCAGCCCTGCCCCGACTGCGCCTCCGCCCTGACCGGTGCCCTCAAGGAAGGCACACCGGTCACCTGGTCGGTCCCCTACCACCCCTCCTTCGCGAAGGAAGCGAAGGATTTGCTCGCCCGCTACGTGAGGCAGGCTGGGGGAGAACGTATGACACGCCACGCAATGACCGACCAGCAGGGCGAGGAACGAGAGGCCCATGTCTGA
- a CDS encoding GNAT family N-acetyltransferase gives MVCRMFRLETEVDKARRDLLRTRLRETNTAASPVLRALRGTPDERDVPLHVWAVNDTDDDLAGGLVGYTWATWLHVTYLWVDERHRGRGMGARLLSEAERIASRERGCRAARLETWDFQAPRFYEKHGYEVVCVVPDYPPGITEYTLTKRLC, from the coding sequence ATGGTGTGCCGCATGTTCCGTCTTGAGACAGAAGTCGACAAGGCCCGACGTGATCTGCTCCGGACGCGTCTGCGGGAAACGAACACAGCCGCCTCTCCGGTACTGCGCGCCCTGCGCGGAACACCGGACGAAAGGGACGTCCCATTGCACGTGTGGGCTGTGAACGACACGGACGACGATCTCGCGGGCGGCCTGGTCGGCTACACCTGGGCGACCTGGCTCCACGTCACCTACCTGTGGGTCGACGAACGCCACCGGGGCCGGGGCATGGGGGCACGGTTGCTCTCGGAGGCGGAGCGCATCGCCTCCCGTGAACGGGGCTGCCGCGCGGCCCGCCTGGAGACATGGGACTTCCAGGCACCTCGCTTCTACGAGAAGCACGGGTACGAGGTGGTGTGCGTGGTGCCGGACTATCCGCCGGGGATCACGGAGTACACGCTGACGAAGAGGCTGTGCTGA
- the galE gene encoding UDP-glucose 4-epimerase GalE, whose translation MSGKYLVTGGAGYVGSVVAQHLLEAGHEVVVLDNLSTGFREGVPAGAAFVEGDIRDAAKWLDSSFDGVLHFAAFSQVGESVVKPEKYWDNNVGGTMALLAAMREAGVRTLVFSSTAATYGEPEQVPIVESAPTSPTNPYGASKLAVDHMITGEAAAHGLGAVSLRYFNVAGAYGEYGERHDPESHLIPLVLQVAQGRREAISVFGDDYPTPDGTCVRDYIHVADLAEAHLLALDAATSGEHLICNLGNGNGFSVREVIETVRRVTGHPIPEVVAPRRGGDPAVLVASAATAREKLGWNPSRADLAGIVADAWDFAQRRGN comes from the coding sequence ATGAGCGGGAAGTACCTGGTGACGGGCGGCGCGGGTTACGTCGGCAGCGTGGTCGCCCAGCACCTGCTGGAAGCCGGTCATGAGGTCGTCGTCCTCGACAATCTCTCGACCGGATTCCGCGAGGGCGTCCCCGCCGGGGCGGCCTTCGTCGAGGGCGACATCCGCGACGCCGCCAAGTGGCTGGACTCCTCGTTCGACGGGGTCCTGCACTTCGCCGCGTTCTCGCAGGTCGGCGAGTCGGTCGTGAAGCCGGAGAAGTACTGGGACAACAACGTCGGCGGCACCATGGCCCTGCTGGCGGCGATGCGCGAGGCGGGCGTCCGCACGCTCGTCTTCTCCTCCACGGCGGCGACGTACGGCGAGCCGGAGCAGGTCCCGATCGTCGAGTCGGCGCCCACCTCCCCGACCAACCCGTACGGCGCCTCGAAGCTCGCCGTCGACCACATGATCACCGGTGAGGCGGCCGCCCACGGCCTGGGCGCGGTCTCGCTGCGCTACTTCAACGTGGCCGGCGCCTACGGCGAGTACGGCGAGCGCCACGACCCCGAGTCCCACCTGATCCCGCTCGTCCTCCAGGTCGCGCAGGGCAGGCGCGAGGCGATCTCCGTCTTCGGCGACGACTACCCGACGCCGGACGGCACCTGCGTGCGCGACTACATCCACGTCGCGGACCTGGCCGAGGCCCACCTGCTGGCGCTGGACGCCGCCACCAGCGGCGAGCACCTGATCTGCAACCTCGGCAACGGCAACGGCTTCTCCGTCCGCGAGGTCATCGAAACGGTCCGTCGGGTGACCGGCCACCCGATCCCGGAAGTGGTCGCCCCCCGCCGGGGCGGCGACCCGGCGGTCCTGGTGGCATCGGCCGCCACGGCCCGCGAGAAGCTGGGCTGGAACCCGTCGCGCGCGGACCTCGCTGGAATCGTCGCGGACGCGTGGGATTTCGCGCAGCGGCGTGGCAACTAG
- the galK gene encoding galactokinase, translating into MSEAVADKAAGAVAERFTELYGAEPHGVWAAPGRVNLIGEHTDYNDGFVMPFALPHKAVAAVSRREDGVLRLHSADVEGEVTELRLDDLSPESDKNWTAYPAGVVWALRQAGHAVTGADVHLASTVPSGAGLSSSAALEVVVALALNDLFSLDLRGWQLARLCQRAENVYVGAPVGIMDQTASACCEAGHALFLDTRDLSQRQIPFDLAAEGMRLLVVDTQVKHSHSEGEYGKRRAGCEKGAALLGVDALRDVPYAELDAALARLGDEEEVRRLVRHIVTENERVERVVSLLESGETRAIGPVLAEGHASLRDDFRISCPELDLVVDTALTSGALGARMTGGGFGGSAIVLAEEPDVDAITKAVTEAFATAGFTAPRVFEAVPSAGARRLR; encoded by the coding sequence ATGAGCGAGGCTGTTGCCGACAAGGCCGCCGGAGCGGTCGCCGAACGGTTCACGGAGCTGTACGGCGCCGAGCCGCACGGGGTATGGGCGGCACCGGGCCGCGTCAACCTCATCGGCGAGCACACCGACTACAACGACGGCTTCGTCATGCCGTTCGCCCTGCCGCACAAGGCGGTGGCAGCGGTCTCCCGCCGCGAGGACGGCGTACTCCGACTCCACTCGGCAGACGTCGAGGGCGAAGTGACCGAACTCCGCCTGGACGACCTGTCCCCCGAGTCGGACAAGAACTGGACGGCCTACCCGGCGGGCGTGGTGTGGGCCCTGCGCCAGGCCGGCCACGCGGTGACGGGCGCGGACGTCCACCTGGCCTCCACGGTCCCGTCGGGCGCGGGCCTGTCGTCGTCGGCGGCGCTGGAAGTGGTCGTCGCGCTCGCCCTGAACGACCTGTTCTCCCTCGACCTCCGGGGCTGGCAGCTGGCCCGCCTGTGCCAGCGAGCGGAGAACGTCTACGTGGGCGCCCCGGTCGGCATCATGGACCAGACGGCGTCCGCGTGCTGCGAGGCGGGCCACGCCCTCTTCCTCGACACCCGCGACCTCTCCCAGCGCCAGATCCCCTTCGACCTGGCGGCCGAGGGCATGCGCCTCCTCGTGGTCGACACCCAGGTCAAGCACTCCCACAGCGAGGGCGAGTACGGCAAGCGCCGCGCGGGCTGCGAGAAGGGCGCGGCGCTGCTCGGCGTCGACGCCCTGCGGGACGTGCCGTACGCGGAACTGGACGCTGCCCTGGCCCGCCTCGGCGACGAGGAGGAGGTCCGCCGCCTGGTCCGCCACATCGTCACGGAGAACGAGCGCGTCGAGCGGGTGGTGTCCTTGCTGGAGTCGGGCGAGACCCGCGCGATCGGCCCGGTCCTGGCCGAGGGCCACGCCTCCCTCCGCGACGACTTCCGCATCTCCTGCCCCGAACTGGACCTGGTCGTCGACACGGCCCTCACCTCCGGCGCCCTCGGCGCCCGCATGACCGGCGGCGGCTTCGGCGGCTCGGCGATCGTCCTCGCGGAGGAGCCCGACGTGGACGCGATCACCAAGGCGGTCACGGAAGCCTTCGCCACGGCGGGCTTCACCGCACCACGCGTGTTCGAGGCGGTGCCGTCGGCGGGGGCACGCCGCCTGCGCTGA
- a CDS encoding response regulator transcription factor: MGVRLMVVDDHRLLAEALASALKLRGHRVLAAAAPAAGAAELVITRAPEVCLLGTATPAEPGIFDPVVRIKRERPQVAVLVLGPVPSPRGIAAAFAAGASGYVRHDERIEGVERAIMKARAGEAAVAPQLLQGAFSELLNPAAQPDDEGQRLLSMLTPREVEVLVRVADGEDTRLIAAGMGIAPSTARTHVQRVLMKLGVGSRLEAAALAARTGLLDRAGSLPRTVTPDPETGPEA, encoded by the coding sequence ATGGGAGTGCGGCTGATGGTGGTCGACGACCACCGACTGCTGGCCGAGGCGCTGGCCTCGGCGTTGAAGCTGCGGGGGCACCGGGTACTGGCCGCGGCGGCGCCGGCCGCGGGGGCGGCGGAGCTGGTGATCACACGGGCGCCGGAGGTGTGCCTGCTGGGGACGGCCACGCCGGCGGAGCCGGGGATCTTCGACCCGGTGGTGCGGATCAAGCGCGAGCGTCCGCAGGTCGCGGTCCTGGTCCTGGGACCGGTACCCAGCCCGCGCGGCATCGCCGCAGCCTTCGCCGCGGGGGCGTCGGGGTACGTACGTCACGACGAGCGCATAGAGGGTGTCGAGCGGGCGATCATGAAGGCCCGGGCCGGGGAGGCGGCGGTGGCACCGCAGCTGCTGCAAGGCGCGTTCAGTGAGTTGCTCAACCCGGCGGCCCAACCGGACGACGAGGGCCAGCGGTTGCTGTCGATGCTCACGCCCCGGGAGGTGGAGGTCCTGGTCCGCGTCGCGGACGGCGAGGACACGCGGCTGATCGCGGCGGGCATGGGCATCGCCCCGTCGACGGCCCGCACGCACGTCCAGCGGGTCCTGATGAAACTGGGCGTCGGCTCCCGCCTGGAGGCGGCGGCACTCGCGGCGCGGACGGGCCTGCTGGACCGCGCGGGGTCGCTACCGCGGACGGTGACGCCGGATCCGGAGACGGGGCCGGAGGCCTGA